The Nerophis lumbriciformis linkage group LG07, RoL_Nlum_v2.1, whole genome shotgun sequence genome window below encodes:
- the LOC133609518 gene encoding phosphoribosyltransferase domain-containing protein 1-like: MEHAGKKRGIVIKDDWPGYSLDLFTYPEHYHDDIDSVYIPHGVVMDRTERLARYIRDDFADDNITVLCVLKGGYKFCADLMEFIKVLGRNSNKYLETRVEFIRLKSYLNDQSTEDLHIIGSRDLSFLHGKSVLIVEAIVDTGKTMKALLKHVETFEPKMVKVAGLLVKRAANMDENLTDYVGFEIPNRFVVGYALDYNEYFRDLNHICVISKTGKQKYKV; the protein is encoded by the exons ATGGAACACGCGGGGAAGAAAAGAGGCATTGTG ATAAAAGATGACTGGCCAGGATACAGCCTGGACCTGTTCACCTACCCGGAGCACTATCATGACGACATAGACAGCGTTTACATTCCACACGGCGTCGTCATGGACAG GACCGAGCGCCTGGCCCGCTACATCAGGGACGACTTTGCAGACGACAACATCACGGTCCTGTGCGTCCTGAAGGGCGGCTACAAGTTCTGCGCCGACCTGATGGAGTTCATCAAGGTGCTCGGACGCAACTCCAACAAGTACCTGGAGACCCGAGTGGAGTTCATACGCCTCAAGAGCTACCTG AATGACCAATCCACAGAGGACCTGCACATCATCGGCAGCCGAGATCTATCCTTTCTGCATGGAAAG AGTGTGCTCATTGTTGAG GCCATTGTTGACACAGGCAAGACAATGAAGGCCCTTCTGAAGCATGTGGAGACCTTTGAACCCAAGATGGTCAAGGTCGCGGG TCTGCTGGTGAAGAGAGCTGCCAACATGGATGAGAACCTGACAGACT ATGTCGGATTTGAAATTCCGAACCGCTTTGTCGTCGGCTACGCTTTGGATTACAACGAGTACTTCCGCGACCTGAAT CATATCTGCGTCATCAGCAAGACGGGGAAGCAGAAGTACAAGGTTTGA